The Carassius carassius chromosome 5, fCarCar2.1, whole genome shotgun sequence DNA window TGGACAACTGAAAAATAGACGGAATTACTAAACAAATGCATATTCTGTTTCCATACCAGTGGTGTGCCACCGTCAGTTCCTGCTCTGATGGTGAGTCTGACGTGGTTGTTTTTTTCCAGCCAGCTGACAACTTGACGCAGTTTAGTGTCCAAGTCACGAAGGGATATATCGGAGGAAAAAATTAGCTCCTTTGATTGGACAAGCCCTGCAGACGCAATAAAAAGTTTCTTCAATGAAGCACAATAAGGAGCTAGAGATACAGAAATCATACATTTGCATGACAAAATAACTAACCCCAAAATGACTTAAGAGCTATAAATAATATAAGAATGTAAATTTTTGGCTCAACTATCACTTAAAGtgataaagtatattttttttaaatattggagAATTGTTGGATATTTGAGTCTGATTCTCACTGTAGTATGACAGCAATATTGCAGCTTTGATCAtatattcagcttttttttttttggactgaaaGGCACCTTTCTTGGCTTTCTGTGTGTCTCGAAGTTTCATCTGCTCTTCGTGGATCTGTTTCCCTTTCATCAGTCTGTATAATGGAGGATCACAATCATCATTTATGGCAACAAGCCTCAGCCCTGTTTCGTCCATCAGTCGTATCACATCAGCACGGTGCATTGTACCCAATTCCTCTCCATCCTCACCCAATAACTGTATATGACGCTGGCCAATCTTCCTACCCACGCTGGCAAAAGTGACTCGTGCTCTCGGGTCCGACTTTTTAGTTTCCTTCTGGAAATCGGACACACTGGTGCTCCCGCCCTCAGTGTCTGTGGAGAAGTGGCAAGAACATGCTGGCCTGAGGGTTGATGGGTTCCTAGCCAGACGTGAGGCAACCAGGCTGACGGGTCGAAGAGGACTGGGGCTTAGTGCCTGACTCAAAACAAACCTCAGGAATCCCAGAGACATCCTAGAAGAAAGTGTCATGAACATTACAAAGAAGGGTCTGTCATATTTTTAGTCCGCCCCAGATTATAATGTCAgtgtacactactggtcaaaagtttaaaataattcagttttattttattttatttttttatgttcttgaaAGTCATCTCTTCTGGTCAGCAAGGTTGTAAGATTAGgctactgttttctatttgaatatatttttaaatgtaaataaattattattttgatgcaaagctgaatttactccagtcttcagtatcacatgatgcTTTACATTACAGGaatattaagaatatatattacaattgaGAATGCAGACTTCATGAACATAAGAAAcgtatttcaaaaacatattaaatttttttttgtaaaaaagctTTTGACCAgtaatgtaaacaaatgaaaaGCGCACAGAATTGGTGAAACCAAACAAGACACTTATTCAAAATTCACcat harbors:
- the mtif3 gene encoding translation initiation factor IF-3, mitochondrial, translated to MSLGFLRFVLSQALSPSPLRPVSLVASRLARNPSTLRPACSCHFSTDTEGGSTSVSDFQKETKKSDPRARVTFASVGRKIGQRHIQLLGEDGEELGTMHRADVIRLMDETGLRLVAINDDCDPPLYRLMKGKQIHEEQMKLRDTQKAKKGLVQSKELIFSSDISLRDLDTKLRQVVSWLEKNNHVRLTIRAGTDGGTPLDKVLTQMVERISVPVGFVSKPSVVRGGRAAMCVLRLASAKELQKKGAETSNKNLKHDSETPASLHNSNDFKQQ